The sequence CGGATGTAGTCTTCGCACACCTGATTGATCTTGATCGCGGACATCACGCGGCAGTAAAGACCGCAGCTTTCCAGTGCGTCCTGCAAGGCTAGCGCGTTGATAACTGTGGCGAGCATGCCCATCTGGTCGGCGGTGACCCGATCCATACCAGCTTCGGCCAGACCCTTGCCGCGAAAGATATTGCCCCCGCCGATCACCACCGCAACTTCCACGCCGCGCCGATTCAGCTCACCCAGGTCGTTTGCGATGCGGCCGATCACGCTAGGCTCGATGCCGTAGTCCTGAGCGCCCATTAGCGCCTCGCCGCTGAGTTTCAGCAGAATTCGCTTGTAAACCGGCCTGGCGGCGTCGTTCATAAGCCGGGGTCGTTTCTCACGTAGGGCCCCGCGTCCGCAACGCCGCCGATCTTATGCATCGCGAGCATGCCGCGGCACCCACAGCTATAGTTCACCCGCCTTTCACCTGGGCCATGACTTCATCGGCGAAGTTGCCGGACTTCTTCTCGATGCCTTCGCCCACCTCGAAGCGTACAAAGCGGAGGACTTTTGCGCCCGACGCCGCGAGCAACGCACCGACGGTCTGCTCGGGGTCTTTTACGAACGGCTGCCCGACCAGGGTCACTTCGCCCAGGTATTTCTTGAGGCGGCCCTGCACCATCTTGTCGATAATGGCCGCGGGCTTGCCGCTGGCTTGCGCCTGCGCGGCGAAGATCGCACGCTCGTTCGTCAGCACCTCGGCCGGCACCTGATGCTCGTCGACGCACAGCGGCCGGCTTGCGGCCACATGCATGGCCACGTCTTTCGCGAGCGCCTCGTCGCCGCCGGCCAGTTCGACCAGCACACCGATGCGGCTGCCATGCAAGTAAATGCCCACGCGGCCGTCTTGTGCCTGCATCAAATCAAAACGCCGCACCTGCACGTTTTCGCCGAGCTTCGCAACCATGCGCAGCCGCTGCTCTTCGAGGGAGACCCCGTCTTCGCTTGACCAGGGCAGCGCCATCAGGGCCTCGACGTCGGCAGGCCTGTGCCGCGCGGCGGTCTCCGCCAGCGCCTGCGCAAACGCGGCGAAATCGTCTCCTTTGGCGACAAAATCGGTCTCACAGTTGACCTCCACCATGGCGGCCTCGCGCGCGTCGCTTGCCGCGCGGATCCGGATCACGCCTTCGACGGCGACTCTGGCCGCGCGCTTGTCGGCCTTGGCTGTACCTGCTTTGCGCATCGACGCAACGGCCAGGTCCATGTCGCCGTCGCACGCCGCCAGCGCCTTCTTGCATTCCATCATGCCGGCCCCGGTGCGCTCGCGGAGTTCCTTGACCATGGCTGCGGTAATTTGCATAGCCTTACCTCTGTTGTAGCGATCGCAGCGCTACATCGCGCTGCTCTCGCATTACCAATCTTTTATGGTCCGACCTTGTAAAACCTTGGTACGACAACGGAGCCGTTACGATCCGTTAGTTTTCGAAGCCGGCGCGCCTGCCGCCCGGTCGGCTTCAGGTTCGGCGACATCCTCCGCACGACTGACCGCGGCACTTCGATCCAGTGACGGCGACGTATCCGCTGACGGGGGCGCCCCGTCCGCGCCATTGGGCTCCGCGCGTCTGCTCGCCGCGGCTCTTGGCCTGGTCGCGGCCCGGTTGCGCGCGTTGGCGCGTGCGCGAGGTTCGCCATCTTCGTCGAGTTCGACGAACTCGTCCTCGGCGCCCGGCGCCGCGCGCCGCTGCATAAGACCGTCGGCGACCGCATCGGCGACGCCGCCGGTGTAAAGCTGAATGGCGCGGATCGCATCATCATTGCCGGGGATCACGTAGTCGATGCCCGCGGTGGAATGATTGGTGTCGACGACGGCCACGACCGGAATCTTCAGTTTGATGGCCTCGTCCACCGCGATGCGCTCGTAACCGACATCGATCACGAAGAGCACGTCCGGCGGACTGGTCATCTCCTTGATGCCGCCCAGGCTGCGCTGCAGTTTGTCCATTTCGCGCGTAAGCTTGAGAATTTCCTTCTTGCCCAGGCGTTCGAAGGTCCCGTCCTCGTTCATCTGCTGCAGATCCGTAAGCCGCTTGATGGACTTGC is a genomic window of Gammaproteobacteria bacterium containing:
- the rpsB gene encoding 30S ribosomal protein S2 — its product is MANVTMRQMLEAGVHFGHQTRYWNPKMAPFIFGERNRIHIINLEKTLPLFNDAINYLGRMAADGGKILFVGTKRSAREPVGEQAVRCGMPYVNHRWLGGMLTNFQTVRKSIKRLTDLQQMNEDGTFERLGKKEILKLTREMDKLQRSLGGIKEMTSPPDVLFVIDVGYERIAVDEAIKLKIPVVAVVDTNHSTAGIDYVIPGNDDAIRAIQLYTGGVADAVADGLMQRRAAPGAEDEFVELDEDGEPRARANARNRAATRPRAAASRRAEPNGADGAPPSADTSPSLDRSAAVSRAEDVAEPEADRAAGAPASKTNGS
- a CDS encoding elongation factor Ts, whose translation is MQITAAMVKELRERTGAGMMECKKALAACDGDMDLAVASMRKAGTAKADKRAARVAVEGVIRIRAASDAREAAMVEVNCETDFVAKGDDFAAFAQALAETAARHRPADVEALMALPWSSEDGVSLEEQRLRMVAKLGENVQVRRFDLMQAQDGRVGIYLHGSRIGVLVELAGGDEALAKDVAMHVAASRPLCVDEHQVPAEVLTNERAIFAAQAQASGKPAAIIDKMVQGRLKKYLGEVTLVGQPFVKDPEQTVGALLAASGAKVLRFVRFEVGEGIEKKSGNFADEVMAQVKGG